In Mycobacterium stomatepiae, the following are encoded in one genomic region:
- a CDS encoding 2-hydroxyacid dehydrogenase, which translates to MRVLAHFVPGNKVLDFLAAEADWLDIRWCAADDDVGFYRELPEAEVIWHVLRPLSAADLQRGPRLRLVHKFGAGVNTIDVATATDRGIAVANMPGANAPSVAEGTVLLMLAALRRLPELDRATRQGRGWPLDPGLGETVRDIGGCTVGMVGYGNIAKRVGDIVGAMGATVVHTSTRDDGRPGWRPLPELLAVSDIVSLHLPLTEQTHHLLDRDAIALMRPSAVLVNTSRGAIVDEDALVGALRDGRLAAAGLDVFEDEPTAPDNPLFGLDNVVLTPHVTWYTADTMRRYLVEAVANCRRLRDGEPLTHLVTP; encoded by the coding sequence CTGAGAGTTCTCGCCCACTTCGTTCCCGGTAACAAAGTCCTCGATTTCCTTGCAGCCGAGGCCGATTGGCTAGACATTCGGTGGTGTGCCGCCGACGACGATGTGGGCTTTTATCGCGAACTGCCCGAAGCCGAGGTGATTTGGCATGTACTACGGCCGTTGTCGGCCGCCGACCTGCAGCGCGGACCACGGCTGCGACTGGTGCACAAGTTCGGCGCCGGCGTGAACACCATCGACGTGGCGACCGCCACCGACCGCGGCATCGCGGTCGCCAACATGCCCGGCGCCAATGCGCCATCGGTGGCCGAGGGAACCGTGCTGTTGATGCTCGCCGCGCTGCGCAGGCTCCCGGAGCTGGACCGCGCCACCCGCCAGGGGCGCGGCTGGCCGCTGGATCCCGGGCTGGGCGAGACGGTCCGCGACATCGGCGGCTGCACCGTCGGCATGGTCGGCTACGGCAATATCGCCAAACGGGTGGGGGACATCGTAGGCGCGATGGGCGCCACCGTCGTGCACACCAGCACCCGCGACGACGGCCGGCCCGGCTGGCGGCCGCTCCCCGAACTACTGGCGGTCAGCGACATCGTCTCGCTGCACCTACCGTTGACGGAGCAGACCCATCATCTGCTCGACCGGGACGCGATCGCGTTGATGAGGCCCAGTGCGGTACTCGTCAACACGTCGCGCGGCGCGATCGTCGACGAAGACGCGCTTGTCGGCGCGTTGCGCGACGGGCGGCTGGCCGCCGCGGGCCTCGACGTTTTCGAGGACGAGCCGACGGCGCCGGACAATCCGCTGTTCGGCCTGGACAATGTGGTGCTGACACCGCATGTCACCTGGTACACCGCCGACACGATGCGGCGCTACCTCGTCGAGGCCGTGGCCAATTGCCGTCGCCTGCGCGACGGCGAGCCGCTGACACACCTAGTAACCCCGTAG
- a CDS encoding acyl-CoA dehydrogenase, with protein MPIAIISEHQDLADSVRSLVARVAPSEVLHAAMETPVQNPPPYWQAAAEQGLQGVHLAESVGGQGFGLLELAIVLAEFGYGAVPGPFVPSAIASALIASHDPDAKVLADLASGAAIAAYALDSGLTATRKGPPGQEVLVIRGEVRAVPAAAQASVLVLPVAIDSGDEWVVLRADDLEIEPVQSLDPLRPIAHVRADAVTVGEDALLSTLTMKTAYALMSTLLSAEAVGVARWATDTASEYAKIREQFGRPIGQFQAIKHKCAEMIADTERATAAVWDAARAIDEASPDIEFAAAVAATLAPAAAQRCTQDCIQVHGGIGFTWEHDTNVFYRRALMLAACFGRSSDYPQKVVNTATTTGMRPVDINLDPETEKLREEIRAEVTAFKAMDREPRTVALAEGGWVLPYLPKPWGRASSPIEQIIIAQEFTTGRVRRPQVGIAAWIIPSIVAFGTEEQKQRFLPPTFRGEMIWCQLFSEPGAGSDLAGLTTKATRADGGWRITGQKIWTTAAQYSQWGALLARSEPSAPKHNGITYFLLDMKSEGVTVKPLRELTGNAMFNTVYIDDVFVPDDCVLGEVNRGWEVSRNTLTAERVSIGSSDANFLATLPQFVEFIRDGHFDQVAQHRAGQLIAEGHAAKVLNLRSTLLTLAGGDAMPSAAISKLLSMRTGQGYAEFAVSSFGTDAAIGDPDQLAGKWGEYLLASRATTIYGGTSEVQLNIIAERLLGLPRDP; from the coding sequence ATGCCGATCGCAATAATTTCCGAGCATCAAGATCTGGCCGACTCGGTGCGATCTCTGGTGGCGCGTGTCGCGCCGTCCGAGGTGTTGCACGCGGCCATGGAAACCCCGGTCCAGAACCCGCCGCCGTACTGGCAAGCGGCCGCCGAGCAGGGCCTGCAGGGTGTTCACCTCGCCGAGTCGGTCGGCGGGCAGGGCTTCGGCCTGCTCGAGCTGGCCATCGTGCTGGCCGAGTTCGGCTACGGCGCCGTGCCCGGGCCGTTCGTGCCGTCGGCGATCGCCAGCGCGCTGATCGCCTCGCACGACCCGGACGCCAAGGTGCTCGCTGACCTGGCGTCTGGCGCCGCGATCGCCGCCTATGCGCTGGACTCAGGGCTGACCGCCACCCGTAAGGGCCCTCCGGGTCAGGAGGTGCTGGTGATCCGCGGCGAGGTGCGGGCGGTTCCCGCCGCCGCGCAGGCATCGGTGCTGGTGCTTCCCGTGGCCATCGACAGCGGCGACGAATGGGTGGTGCTGCGCGCCGACGACCTCGAGATCGAGCCGGTGCAGAGCCTGGACCCGCTGCGGCCGATCGCGCATGTGCGGGCCGACGCCGTCACCGTCGGTGAGGATGCCCTGTTGAGCACCCTGACGATGAAGACCGCCTACGCGCTGATGTCGACGCTGTTGTCGGCGGAGGCGGTCGGCGTGGCCCGCTGGGCAACCGACACGGCGTCGGAATACGCCAAGATCCGGGAGCAGTTCGGCCGGCCGATCGGCCAGTTCCAGGCCATCAAGCACAAGTGCGCGGAAATGATCGCCGACACCGAGCGCGCCACCGCGGCGGTGTGGGACGCGGCGCGCGCGATCGATGAGGCCTCTCCCGACATCGAGTTCGCTGCCGCCGTGGCCGCGACGCTCGCGCCGGCGGCCGCGCAGCGCTGCACGCAGGACTGCATTCAGGTGCACGGCGGCATCGGCTTCACGTGGGAACACGACACCAACGTGTTCTACCGACGGGCGCTGATGCTGGCCGCCTGCTTCGGCCGCAGCTCGGACTACCCGCAGAAGGTCGTCAACACCGCGACCACCACCGGCATGCGCCCGGTGGACATCAACCTGGATCCCGAGACCGAGAAGCTGCGCGAGGAGATCCGCGCGGAGGTCACCGCGTTCAAGGCCATGGACCGGGAGCCACGCACCGTGGCGCTCGCCGAGGGCGGCTGGGTCTTGCCCTACCTGCCCAAGCCGTGGGGCCGGGCCTCCAGCCCGATCGAGCAGATCATCATCGCCCAGGAGTTCACCACCGGGCGGGTGCGGCGGCCGCAGGTCGGCATCGCCGCGTGGATCATCCCGTCGATCGTCGCGTTCGGAACCGAGGAGCAAAAGCAACGGTTCCTGCCGCCGACCTTCCGCGGCGAGATGATCTGGTGCCAGCTGTTTTCCGAGCCCGGCGCGGGATCGGACCTGGCCGGGCTGACCACGAAGGCGACGCGGGCCGACGGCGGCTGGCGCATAACCGGCCAGAAGATCTGGACCACGGCAGCGCAGTACTCCCAATGGGGTGCGCTGCTGGCGAGAAGTGAGCCCAGCGCTCCAAAACATAACGGGATCACGTACTTCCTACTGGACATGAAGAGCGAGGGCGTGACGGTCAAGCCGCTGCGCGAGCTGACCGGGAATGCGATGTTCAACACGGTGTACATCGACGACGTGTTCGTGCCCGACGATTGCGTGCTGGGCGAGGTCAACCGGGGCTGGGAAGTCAGCCGCAACACACTGACCGCCGAGCGGGTATCGATCGGCAGCAGCGACGCGAACTTCTTAGCGACCCTGCCGCAGTTCGTCGAGTTCATCCGCGACGGCCATTTCGACCAGGTCGCGCAACACCGGGCCGGGCAGTTGATTGCCGAGGGGCATGCGGCGAAGGTGCTGAACCTGCGCTCGACGCTGTTGACGCTGGCCGGGGGCGACGCCATGCCGTCGGCGGCGATCTCCAAGTTGCTCTCGATGCGCACCGGCCAGGGCTATGCCGAATTCGCGGTGTCCTCGTTCGGTACCGATGCCGCGATCGGCGACCCCGATCAGCTGGCCGGCAAGTGGGGCGAGTACCTGCTGGCCAGCCGGGCCACCACCATCTACGGCGGCACGTCGGAGGTGCAGCTCAACATCATCGCCGAGCGGCTGCTGGGCCTGCCCCGCGACCCGTAA
- a CDS encoding ATPase: MSFNPGHIRPGAGPVRGQMSATTPAGDSAPTERITGFRQPRPQRIVSQPADPRPRPTGETPRIQRARRTVDLPAATHQALDIWQREAADQLGVARVTGQEVLTALIDQLLADPQLAAQITRAIQDRR, translated from the coding sequence GTGAGCTTCAACCCCGGCCACATCAGGCCCGGCGCCGGACCGGTCCGGGGGCAGATGTCCGCCACGACACCGGCCGGAGACAGCGCACCGACGGAACGCATCACCGGGTTCCGGCAGCCGCGGCCCCAGCGGATCGTCAGCCAGCCCGCCGATCCGAGGCCACGCCCGACCGGCGAAACACCACGCATCCAGCGGGCGCGTCGCACCGTCGATCTCCCCGCCGCTACCCACCAGGCCCTCGACATCTGGCAGCGTGAAGCCGCCGACCAACTGGGCGTCGCCCGTGTCACCGGGCAAGAGGTGCTGACCGCACTCATCGATCAGCTGCTCGCCGATCCCCAACTCGCGGCCCAGATCACCCGGGCCATTCAGGACCGGCGCTAG
- the fadD2 gene encoding long-chain-fatty-acid--CoA ligase FadD2 gives MPNLPGLPGQAVSKLQQYVERGSAELHYVRKIFEAGAFKLEPPQNYAVLAADIMKWGEFGMLPSLNARRTPDRAALIDEEGELSYQELDEAAHAVANGLIAKGVKGGDGVAILARNHRWFVIANYGAARVGARIILLNSEFSGPQIKEVSEREGAKVIIYDDEYSNAVSKAEPTLGKLRALGVNPDSDEPSGSADETLAELIARSSKEPAPKATKHASIIILTSGTTGTPKGANRSTPPTLAPVGGILSHVPFKANEITSLPAPMFHALGYLHATIAMFLGSTLVLRRKFKPPLVLEDIEKHKVTAMVVVPVMLSRLLDALEKMDTKPDLSSLKIIFVSGSQLGAELATRTLKDIGPVVYNMYGSTEIAFATIARPEDLEKNASTVGPVVKGVKVKILDDNGNEVPQGGVGRIFVGNAFPFEGYTGGGHKQIIDGLMSSGDVGYFDEHGLLYVSGRDDEMIVSGGENVFPAEVEDLISGHEAVVEATAIGVEDKEWGHRLRAFVVKKEGADVDEDTIKHYVRDHLARYKVPREVIFLEELPRNPTGKILKRELREMQVD, from the coding sequence ATGCCTAATCTTCCTGGCTTGCCCGGTCAAGCCGTTTCCAAGCTCCAGCAGTACGTCGAACGCGGCTCGGCCGAACTGCACTACGTACGGAAGATCTTCGAGGCGGGAGCGTTCAAACTGGAGCCGCCGCAGAACTACGCCGTGCTGGCGGCCGACATCATGAAGTGGGGCGAGTTCGGCATGCTGCCCTCGCTCAATGCCCGGCGCACTCCCGACCGCGCGGCGCTGATCGACGAGGAGGGCGAGCTCAGCTATCAAGAGCTCGACGAGGCCGCTCACGCGGTGGCCAACGGCCTGATCGCCAAGGGCGTCAAGGGCGGCGACGGCGTCGCCATCCTGGCCCGCAATCACCGCTGGTTCGTCATCGCCAACTACGGCGCGGCCCGGGTCGGCGCCCGCATCATCCTGCTCAACAGCGAATTCTCCGGACCACAAATCAAAGAGGTGTCCGAACGCGAGGGCGCCAAGGTCATCATCTACGACGACGAGTACAGCAACGCGGTGAGCAAAGCCGAGCCGACGCTGGGTAAGCTGCGCGCACTCGGGGTCAACCCGGACAGCGACGAGCCGTCCGGCAGCGCCGACGAGACCCTCGCCGAGCTGATCGCGCGCAGCAGCAAAGAGCCCGCTCCGAAGGCCACCAAGCACGCGTCGATCATCATCCTGACCAGCGGGACGACCGGCACGCCCAAGGGCGCGAACCGCAGCACCCCGCCCACGCTGGCTCCCGTCGGCGGCATCCTGTCGCACGTTCCGTTCAAGGCGAACGAGATCACCTCGCTGCCGGCGCCGATGTTCCACGCGCTCGGCTATCTGCACGCCACCATCGCGATGTTCCTGGGGTCGACGTTGGTGCTGCGGCGCAAATTCAAGCCGCCGCTGGTGCTCGAAGACATCGAGAAGCACAAGGTGACGGCCATGGTCGTGGTGCCGGTGATGTTGTCCCGCCTCCTCGACGCGCTGGAAAAAATGGACACCAAGCCCGACCTGTCCAGCCTGAAGATCATCTTCGTGTCGGGCTCACAGCTGGGTGCCGAGCTGGCGACCCGCACGCTGAAGGACATCGGTCCGGTCGTGTACAACATGTACGGCTCGACGGAGATCGCGTTCGCCACGATCGCCAGGCCCGAGGATCTGGAAAAGAATGCGTCGACGGTTGGCCCGGTCGTCAAGGGTGTGAAGGTCAAGATCCTCGACGACAACGGCAACGAGGTGCCGCAGGGCGGCGTGGGACGCATCTTCGTCGGCAATGCCTTCCCGTTCGAGGGCTACACCGGCGGCGGGCACAAGCAGATCATCGACGGCTTGATGTCGTCGGGCGACGTCGGTTACTTCGACGAGCACGGTCTCCTGTACGTCAGCGGCCGTGACGACGAGATGATCGTCTCCGGGGGCGAGAACGTGTTCCCCGCCGAGGTCGAGGATCTGATCAGCGGACACGAAGCCGTGGTGGAGGCCACCGCGATCGGTGTCGAGGACAAGGAGTGGGGCCACCGGCTGCGCGCGTTCGTGGTCAAGAAGGAAGGCGCCGACGTCGACGAGGACACCATCAAGCATTACGTGCGTGATCACCTGGCGCGCTACAAGGTGCCGCGCGAGGTCATCTTCCTCGAGGAACTGCCGCGCAACCCGACCGGCAAGATCCTCAAGCGCGAGCTGCGTGAAATGCAGGTCGACTAG
- a CDS encoding DNA polymerase domain-containing protein, with the protein MNRMTGPVSLEVAGHQVTIAHPDKIVFDARGEAGPYTKLDLVRYYLAVADGALRGVAGRPMILKRFVKGIAHEAVFQKRAPAKRPDWVDVAELHYARGTSAAEAVIHDAAGLAWAINLGCVDLNPHPVLATDLDHPDELRVDLDPMPGVDWRGIVDVALVVREVLEDYGLVGWPKTSGSRGFHIYARIAPRWEFRQVRLAAQTVAREVERRVPNAATSRWWKEEREGVFVDFNQNAKDRTVASAYSVRATPDARVSTPLHWDEVADCRPEAFTIATVADRFADIGDPWAGMDPSNQAAVGELDRLLMLAEEMGPPERAPRRSGKSADGRRQSSMPLIEIARTKTKDEAMAALDTWRDRYPAVAERLQPSDVLVDGMRGPSSIWYRIRINLQHVPADQRPPQEQLIADYSPWAGHTPPPSAPGDAGTEN; encoded by the coding sequence ATGAACCGCATGACCGGTCCGGTGTCATTGGAGGTTGCCGGCCATCAGGTGACGATCGCGCACCCAGACAAAATCGTCTTCGATGCCCGTGGTGAAGCGGGGCCCTACACCAAGCTCGACCTGGTCCGCTATTACCTCGCGGTCGCCGACGGAGCGTTGCGGGGAGTGGCCGGCCGGCCCATGATCCTGAAGCGCTTCGTCAAGGGGATCGCGCACGAGGCGGTGTTCCAGAAACGCGCCCCGGCGAAACGGCCGGACTGGGTCGACGTCGCCGAACTGCACTACGCGCGGGGCACGTCGGCCGCCGAGGCCGTGATCCACGACGCCGCCGGGCTGGCATGGGCGATCAACCTGGGTTGCGTGGACCTCAACCCGCATCCGGTGCTCGCCACCGACCTCGATCACCCCGACGAGCTACGCGTCGATCTGGATCCGATGCCCGGCGTCGACTGGCGGGGGATCGTCGACGTGGCCCTGGTGGTGCGCGAGGTGCTGGAGGACTACGGCCTGGTCGGGTGGCCGAAGACGTCCGGTTCGCGGGGCTTTCACATCTACGCCCGCATCGCCCCACGGTGGGAATTCCGTCAGGTCCGGCTAGCCGCCCAGACCGTGGCCCGCGAGGTCGAACGGCGCGTTCCTAACGCCGCGACCAGCCGCTGGTGGAAGGAAGAGCGCGAGGGCGTCTTCGTCGACTTCAACCAGAACGCGAAGGACCGCACGGTCGCATCGGCCTACTCGGTGCGGGCCACCCCGGATGCCCGAGTGTCGACGCCGCTGCACTGGGACGAGGTCGCCGACTGCCGGCCGGAGGCGTTCACGATTGCCACCGTTGCCGACCGGTTCGCCGATATCGGCGATCCGTGGGCGGGGATGGACCCCTCTAACCAGGCAGCGGTCGGCGAGCTGGACCGGCTGCTGATGCTGGCCGAGGAAATGGGTCCGCCGGAGCGGGCGCCCCGCCGCTCGGGAAAGAGTGCCGACGGCCGGCGCCAGTCCTCGATGCCGCTGATCGAGATCGCCCGGACCAAGACCAAGGACGAGGCGATGGCCGCGCTGGACACCTGGCGCGACCGCTACCCCGCCGTCGCCGAACGACTGCAGCCGTCCGACGTGCTGGTCGACGGCATGCGGGGGCCGAGTTCGATTTGGTACCGGATCCGGATCAACCTGCAGCACGTTCCGGCCGATCAGCGCCCGCCGCAAGAGCAGCTGATCGCCGACTACAGTCCCTGGGCGGGCCACACCCCGCCGCCTTCCGCGCCGGGCGACGCGGGTACCGAAAATTGA
- a CDS encoding ABC transporter substrate-binding protein: protein MRQGWNRRGFLQLAGAAVAAAAAGVSAGCSDPKPKTPSAPGGEGVTITHVFGQTVIKSPPKRVVSAGFTEQDDLLALGVVPIAVTNWFGDQPFAVWPWAQPKLGGAQPVVLNLDNGIQVDQISGLKPDLIVAINAGLDADTYQKLSAIAPTLAQSDGDAFFEPWKDQATAIGQAVFQADQMKALIDGVDKQFIAVAQNHPQWRTKRALLMQGSLFRGTVVAIAAGWRTDFLNQMGLVIADSIKPFVTDHRAVIPRDQIKSVLDSADVLIWTTESPDDQKALLADPEVAGSQATAQNRHVFTTKDQAGALAFASPLSYPMVADQLAPMIGKVLG from the coding sequence ATGCGACAGGGATGGAACCGGCGAGGGTTCTTGCAGCTCGCTGGTGCCGCTGTGGCCGCGGCGGCGGCCGGCGTGTCGGCGGGGTGCTCGGACCCCAAACCCAAGACGCCGAGCGCCCCGGGCGGCGAGGGCGTGACGATCACCCATGTCTTCGGCCAGACCGTCATCAAGTCGCCACCCAAGCGCGTGGTCAGCGCCGGCTTCACCGAACAAGACGATTTGCTCGCGCTCGGCGTCGTACCGATCGCGGTGACCAACTGGTTCGGTGATCAGCCGTTCGCGGTGTGGCCGTGGGCGCAGCCCAAGCTCGGTGGCGCGCAACCCGTAGTGCTGAACTTGGACAACGGAATTCAGGTTGACCAGATCTCGGGCCTCAAGCCCGATTTGATCGTCGCCATCAACGCCGGCTTGGACGCCGACACCTACCAGAAGCTGTCCGCGATCGCCCCGACCCTCGCGCAGTCCGACGGCGACGCCTTCTTCGAGCCATGGAAGGACCAGGCCACCGCAATCGGCCAGGCGGTGTTTCAGGCCGACCAGATGAAGGCGTTGATCGATGGCGTCGACAAGCAGTTCATCGCCGTCGCCCAGAATCATCCGCAGTGGCGGACCAAGCGGGCGTTGCTGATGCAGGGCAGCCTGTTCCGGGGCACCGTGGTCGCCATCGCGGCGGGCTGGCGCACCGACTTCCTCAATCAGATGGGTCTGGTAATCGCGGACAGCATCAAGCCTTTCGTCACCGATCACCGCGCCGTCATCCCGCGCGATCAGATCAAGTCGGTGCTCGATTCCGCCGACGTGTTGATCTGGACGACCGAGAGTCCCGACGATCAGAAGGCGTTGCTGGCCGACCCCGAGGTGGCGGGGTCGCAGGCGACCGCGCAGAACCGCCACGTCTTCACGACCAAGGACCAGGCCGGTGCACTCGCTTTCGCCTCGCCACTGAGCTACCCGATGGTCGCCGACCAGCTGGCCCCGATGATCGGCAAAGTGCTCGGATAG
- a CDS encoding 5-oxoprolinase subunit B family protein: protein MSVTDLPADVPTDLVGNVVLDYGDQALLVQCGSTAEVLAWADALRAAALPGVLGIVPAARTVLVKLGGPRYQGVIRQRLRKLRVSAETATPAQRIADVVIDVVYDGPDLGEVAGHTGLTIAQVIDAHTATLWRVGFSGFAPGFAYLVDGDPRLRVPRHAEPRTAVPAGSVALAGEFSAIYPRRSPGGWQLIGHTDAVLWDLMRSDPALLTQGMWVQFRAV from the coding sequence ATGAGCGTGACGGATCTCCCCGCGGACGTGCCGACCGATCTGGTGGGCAACGTCGTTCTGGACTACGGCGACCAGGCGCTGTTGGTGCAATGTGGCAGCACCGCAGAGGTATTGGCATGGGCGGACGCGTTGCGGGCGGCGGCGCTGCCCGGCGTACTCGGCATCGTTCCCGCCGCCCGCACGGTGCTGGTCAAACTCGGCGGCCCGCGCTATCAGGGAGTCATCCGGCAGCGACTGCGCAAACTGCGGGTCTCCGCCGAGACGGCCACCCCGGCGCAGCGCATCGCCGACGTGGTGATCGACGTCGTCTACGACGGTCCGGACCTCGGCGAGGTCGCCGGTCACACCGGGCTGACGATCGCACAGGTCATCGACGCCCACACTGCCACGCTGTGGCGAGTCGGATTCAGTGGATTCGCACCAGGTTTCGCGTACCTGGTCGACGGCGACCCGCGGCTGCGGGTGCCGCGGCACGCCGAGCCACGCACCGCGGTACCGGCCGGCTCGGTCGCGCTCGCGGGCGAGTTCAGCGCGATCTATCCACGCCGTTCCCCGGGCGGCTGGCAACTCATCGGTCACACCGACGCGGTCCTGTGGGACCTGATGCGATCCGATCCCGCGTTACTGACGCAGGGCATGTGGGTTCAATTCCGGGCCGTGTAG
- a CDS encoding 5-oxoprolinase/urea amidolyase family protein, which translates to MTNPVVSLEILRTGPLAVVQDLGRIGQAHLGVGRSGAADRRSHKLANRLVANPDDRATVEVTFGGFAARVHGGDVDIAVTGADTDPSVNGIKFGTNSIHHVRDGQVISLGTPRAGLRTYLAVRGGISVQPVLGSRSYDVMSAIGPSPLSPGDHLPVGAHTDEYPELDQAPVAAITTETVELLVIPGPRDDWFVDPDVLVHTDWTASDRSDRVGMRLVGRPLQYRFPDRQLPSEGATRGAIQVPPNGLPVILGPDHPITGGYPVVGVVIDDDIDKVAQVRAGQQVRLHWARPRSPVGAQSH; encoded by the coding sequence GTGACAAACCCCGTTGTCAGCCTCGAAATTCTGCGCACCGGACCGCTCGCCGTCGTCCAAGACCTCGGCCGGATCGGGCAGGCCCACCTCGGCGTCGGCCGATCCGGCGCCGCGGATCGCCGCTCGCACAAACTCGCAAACCGGCTGGTCGCCAATCCCGACGACCGCGCCACCGTCGAAGTGACCTTCGGGGGTTTCGCGGCCCGGGTACACGGCGGCGACGTCGACATCGCGGTCACCGGCGCCGACACCGACCCGTCGGTCAACGGAATCAAGTTCGGTACCAACAGCATTCATCATGTCCGCGACGGCCAAGTGATTTCACTGGGCACCCCGCGGGCCGGGCTGCGAACATACCTGGCGGTGCGCGGCGGCATCTCGGTGCAACCGGTGCTGGGCTCGCGCAGTTACGACGTGATGTCGGCGATAGGCCCGTCGCCGCTGTCCCCCGGAGACCACCTTCCGGTCGGCGCGCACACCGACGAATACCCCGAACTCGACCAGGCTCCCGTAGCGGCCATCACGACCGAAACGGTCGAGCTGCTGGTGATACCCGGGCCCCGCGACGACTGGTTCGTCGATCCCGACGTCCTGGTACACACCGACTGGACGGCATCCGATCGCAGCGACCGGGTCGGGATGCGGTTGGTCGGCCGTCCGCTACAGTACCGCTTCCCCGACCGGCAGCTGCCCAGCGAGGGCGCCACCCGTGGCGCAATTCAGGTGCCGCCCAACGGATTACCGGTAATCCTGGGGCCCGATCATCCGATCACCGGCGGGTACCCGGTGGTCGGCGTGGTGATCGATGACGACATCGACAAGGTCGCCCAGGTGCGGGCGGGCCAGCAGGTGCGGTTGCATTGGGCACGACCACGGTCCCCGGTGGGCGCTCAGTCTCACTGA
- a CDS encoding GNAT family N-acetyltransferase, producing MRTQVHTARLVHTADLDGDTRQRVHDMVTEAFAGDFTDDDWEHTLGGMHALIWQHGAIIAHAAVVQRRLIYQGDALRCGYVEGVAVREDHRGHGLVHALLDAVEQVMRGAYQLGALSSSVQARGLYAARGWLPWTGSTSVLAPSGPTRTPDDDESIFVFPVLTALDTSAELMCDWRAGDVW from the coding sequence GTGCGTACCCAGGTTCACACCGCACGCCTCGTCCACACTGCCGATCTCGACGGCGATACTCGCCAGCGCGTCCACGACATGGTCACCGAAGCCTTCGCGGGCGATTTCACCGATGACGACTGGGAGCACACCCTGGGCGGCATGCACGCCCTGATCTGGCAGCACGGCGCGATCATCGCGCACGCCGCGGTGGTCCAGCGCCGGCTGATCTACCAGGGCGATGCGTTGCGTTGCGGCTATGTCGAAGGGGTGGCGGTACGGGAGGACCATCGCGGCCACGGACTGGTGCATGCGCTGCTGGACGCAGTCGAGCAGGTGATGCGCGGGGCCTACCAGTTGGGCGCGCTGAGTTCATCGGTGCAGGCCCGCGGTCTCTATGCGGCGCGCGGCTGGTTGCCCTGGACCGGTTCGACGTCGGTGCTGGCCCCGAGCGGCCCGACGCGCACGCCCGACGACGACGAATCGATATTCGTCTTCCCGGTCCTGACCGCCCTGGACACCTCCGCGGAATTGATGTGCGATTGGCGCGCCGGCGACGTTTGGTAG